The window ACGTTGACGACGTCCACGGCCGCGGCCATGTCCGCACCTGCGACCGGCTCGACGACGTCCGGGTGCGGCACGTCCGGCGCGCCGGCGCCGTGGCCCACGGCGCCGGCCCCGGCGAGCACCGCTCCTGCCGAGTGCCGACCGGACGACCGGCCGAGCGGGAGGTCCACCCACGAGGTCGGGGCCTCGCCCGCAACCGGGGTCGGCCGCGGGTCGCTGTGGCGGGGCGACGACATCGCCTGGGTCACGGGGACCACGTCGGGCGTCTCCACCTGCTCGTCGAGCTCCGCGGCCAGGCCGAGGGCCAGGCCGGTGATCTCGTCGTCGGCCATCCCGAGCTCGACCGCGACGGCGCGCGCGTTCTCGGGCCGGTCGGCCGGGTTCTTGGCGAGCAGCCGCCAGACGAGGTCGGCGAGGTCGTCCGGCACGCCCTCCGGCAGCGGCGGCGGGGGCTCGGTGACGTGGCTGAGGGCGGTCGCGATCGGCGTGCCCTTGTCGAACGGCCTACGGCCCGAGAGCATCTCGTGCGCCACGACGCCGAGGGCGTACAGGTCGCTCGCGCCGGTGGCTGCCTTGCCCAGCGCCTGCTCGGGGCTGATGTAGTCGGGCGTGCCGAGCATCTCGCCGTGGCGGGTGTGACCCGCCGCGTCGAGCGCGCGGGCGATGCCGAAGTCGGTGATCTTGGCGATGCCGTCGGGGCGCATCATGATGTTCGCCGGCTTGACGTCCCGGTGGACGACGCGCGCCTCGTGGGCGACGCCGAGGGCCATCGCGACCTGGCCGATGATCGAGCGCACGACGAGCGGGGACTGCGCCCCCTCGCGCCGCAGCAGCGTCGAGAGGGGCTCACCGGGGACGAGCTCCATGACAAGGTAGGCCAGGCCGTCCTCCTCGCCGTAGTCGAAGAGGGTGACGATGTTGGCGTGCATGAGGGACGCCGAGTGCACGGCCTCGTCACGGAACCGGAGGGCGAAGAGCTCCTCGTGGCCGGTGTCGGGGCGCATCACCTTGACGGCGACCTCACGCTGGAGCACCTGGTCCACCGCGGCCCACACGTCGGCCATGCCACCCGAGGCGATCCGCGAGCCGAGCTCGTAGCGCCCGCCGAGGACGTAGCCCTCGTGCAACCTGTTCATGCGCGCACCACCTGGGTGACACCTCCGTCGACGAGGCGCGCGTCGACTGACATCACGGGGGGACCTCGTAGGACCACAGCGTACCTCCGCCCGGACCCGTTCGCTTGCCATCCGAGAGGGCCGCGCACCGCGATGACCTGCAGCAACACCCGCCACAGGGGTTTCGGAGCGCAACCACCGGGCCGGCGCCGGGCGACCCCGTCAGGCGTACCGGGCGCGCGAGCGCAGCGCCTCCCCGAGCTCGGACCGTGCGTCGACCATGCTCCGGCGCACGGCGACCGAGACGTCGTCGCGCGCGAGCGCCGAGTCCACGAGCTCCACGGTCGCAGGCTCGACGAGCACCCACGGGAACGACAGCGTCGCCACCCGCGCGAGCGCGTCCTCCCCCACCCACGCGCTCATGGCGGGCACGTCGGCGACGTAGCGCGCGGCATACGGCCGCAGCACGTCGTCCTGCGACGCCTGCCAGAACCCCTGCGCCAGCGCGTTGAGCTCGTAGTTGGACCGCTCACGGTTGGCGGTGAGCTCGCCCCACGCCCAGGCCTTGGACTCGGCGTCCGGCCTCGCCGCGAGGGCCTGCAGCGCGGCCAGCCGCCCCTGCAGGGTGTCGTCGCCCGACCGCACCGACTCCACGAAGTCCCCGTCGACGAGACCGCGGGCGGCGAGGTTGCGCACGGCGAGCCAGCCGAAGTCCGAGTCTCCCTCGAGGCCGGCCGGGCGGTCGCGACCCTCGGCCCACGCGCGCAGGCGGGGCTCGTCGTCGGTGGTGCGCGCGAGGTAGCGGGCGGCGACGAGGGCGCGCGTGGAGCCGGGCGTCGCCGCGTCGAGCACCCGCGCCGCTGCGACGGCGACGGTCCGCGTGGCGTCCTCGCGCTCCTCCGGCTGCAGGAAGGCCGGGACGACCTTGCCGACCAGGTTGAGGGCGACGCGGTTGAGCACCGACTCGTTCGGCTCGTGCGGCCAGGCGCGACCGAAGGTGTCGATGACGACGCGCGGGTCGAGCGTGCCCAGGCAGACGCCGTCGAGCAGCGCGACCCACGTGACGGCTCGCGCCTGCGCGTCCGGGACCGCCGCGAGCCGCTCGGGCACGAGTCCCGCGCTCGCCGGGTCGAGCGTCACCGTCGCCCAGGTCAGGTCGGCCGCGTTGGGGAGCACGAGGACGTCGTCGGGCAGGTCGCGCAGCGCGTCCACCTCGGTGCGGTCCTGCGTCACGGTGACCCCGACCCGGAAGGCCTCCGCGCCCTCGGTGAAGCCGGCGACGTCGAACGTGTGCGGACGGTCGGCCGGGAACCGCTCGGGCACCACGCGCTCGACGACGCCGGTGGCGCGGTCCACCGTGAGGACGTCGACGCCGGCGGTCAGCAGCCAGGCCTTCACCCAGGCCTGCAGGTCGGTGCCGGCCGCCCGCTCGATGGACCCGATGAAGTCCGCGAGGGTGCCGTTGCCGTAGGAGTGCTCGCGCAGGTATGCCGAGACGCCGGCCACGAAGGCGTCGTCGCCGATGTGCTCGATGAGCTGGCGCAGGACGGCCGCGCCCTTGGCGTAGGAGATGCCGTCGAAGTCCTGCAGCGCGGCGGCCGCGTCGAGCGCCGCCCCGCCGGCGACCGGGTGCGTGGAGGGGGTGCGCTCCGCGGCATACCCCCACACCTTGCGGGCCATGGTGGAGTCGACCCACGCGTCGGTGAACTCGGTGGCGGCCACGCAGCTGCGGTGCGCCATGTACTCGGCGAACGACTCGTTGAGCCACAGGTCGTCCCACCACTGCATCGTCACGAGGTCGCCGAACCACATGTGCGCCATCTCGTGCGTGACGGTGTTCGAGCGCGCGAGCACCTCGTCGTGCGTCGCCGCCCCGCGGAACATCATCGTGTCGCGGAACGTGACGCAGCCCGGGTTCTCCATGGCGCCGGCGTTGAACTCGGGGACGAACACCTGGTGGTACTCCCCGAACGGGTACCGGATGCCGAACAGCGAGTGGTAGTAGTCGAACCCCTGCCGCGTCACCTCGAGGATCTGCGGGGCCTCCCGATCGAGCGCGTCGGCGAGCGAGGCGCGGGCGTGGATGCC is drawn from Phycicoccus sp. M110.8 and contains these coding sequences:
- a CDS encoding serine/threonine-protein kinase, which translates into the protein MNRLHEGYVLGGRYELGSRIASGGMADVWAAVDQVLQREVAVKVMRPDTGHEELFALRFRDEAVHSASLMHANIVTLFDYGEEDGLAYLVMELVPGEPLSTLLRREGAQSPLVVRSIIGQVAMALGVAHEARVVHRDVKPANIMMRPDGIAKITDFGIARALDAAGHTRHGEMLGTPDYISPEQALGKAATGASDLYALGVVAHEMLSGRRPFDKGTPIATALSHVTEPPPPLPEGVPDDLADLVWRLLAKNPADRPENARAVAVELGMADDEITGLALGLAAELDEQVETPDVVPVTQAMSSPRHSDPRPTPVAGEAPTSWVDLPLGRSSGRHSAGAVLAGAGAVGHGAGAPDVPHPDVVEPVAGADMAAAVDVVNVVDPGHVEGLVNGPASADPDATIPG
- the pepN gene encoding aminopeptidase N, yielding MPSLTRAEARLRSELLTVERMEVDLDLDRGPETFHSRTRISFSCATPGASTFVDVKAVELHSLVLNGEPVDVATLDDGRVALNGLAAENVLECEAVMAYSRDGQGLHRAVDPADDRPYVYGHLFLDAAPRVFACFDQPDLKAPYAITVKAPQDWTVIGNGAATSTGPGQWELAETKPLATYFVTVCAGPYASVRAEHDGIPLGIHARASLADALDREAPQILEVTRQGFDYYHSLFGIRYPFGEYHQVFVPEFNAGAMENPGCVTFRDTMMFRGAATHDEVLARSNTVTHEMAHMWFGDLVTMQWWDDLWLNESFAEYMAHRSCVAATEFTDAWVDSTMARKVWGYAAERTPSTHPVAGGAALDAAAALQDFDGISYAKGAAVLRQLIEHIGDDAFVAGVSAYLREHSYGNGTLADFIGSIERAAGTDLQAWVKAWLLTAGVDVLTVDRATGVVERVVPERFPADRPHTFDVAGFTEGAEAFRVGVTVTQDRTEVDALRDLPDDVLVLPNAADLTWATVTLDPASAGLVPERLAAVPDAQARAVTWVALLDGVCLGTLDPRVVIDTFGRAWPHEPNESVLNRVALNLVGKVVPAFLQPEEREDATRTVAVAAARVLDAATPGSTRALVAARYLARTTDDEPRLRAWAEGRDRPAGLEGDSDFGWLAVRNLAARGLVDGDFVESVRSGDDTLQGRLAALQALAARPDAESKAWAWGELTANRERSNYELNALAQGFWQASQDDVLRPYAARYVADVPAMSAWVGEDALARVATLSFPWVLVEPATVELVDSALARDDVSVAVRRSMVDARSELGEALRSRARYA